From one Triticum aestivum cultivar Chinese Spring chromosome 4B, IWGSC CS RefSeq v2.1, whole genome shotgun sequence genomic stretch:
- the LOC123093434 gene encoding protein EMBRYO DEFECTIVE 514 — protein MAEPEVAAAAAAAMETEAPEANPSLKREREEGDDPAAGAAAEEAEEAPAKKSKVEEEAKKAEDVAGNGEEEGAKGEEGKPVKLGPKEFATAVDMFDYFFALLHSWSPNLEFNKYEQMVLEDLVKKGHAEPTKKIGSGVEAFEIRNHPVWQSRCFFIRRVDGSADDFSFRKCVDNILPLPEDLKAGNKNSNGKKGHHHKNGGGRGGRGGGGGRGGGGFRGGRGRGRRGN, from the exons ATGGCTGAACCTGAGGTGGCGGCCGCCGCAGCCGCGGCCATGGAGACCGAGGCCCCGGAGGCGAACCCTAGCCTGAAGAGGGAGCGGGAGGAGGGGGACGACCCCGCCGCCGGGGCTGCGgccgaggaggcggaggaggcgccggccaagaAGTCAAAGGTGGAGGAAGAGGCGAAGAAGGCGGAGGATGTCGCGGGGAACGGGGAGGAAGAGGGGGCCAAAGGAGAGGAAGGGAAGCCCGTCAAGCTGGGGCCGAAGGAGTTCGCCACGGCCGTCGACATGTTCGACTACTTCTTCGCGCTGCTCCACTCGTGGTCGCCGAACCTTGAGTTCAATAAG TACGAGCAGATGGTGTTGGAGGACCTGGTGAAGAAAGGCCACGCTGAGCCCACCAAGAAGATTGGATCAGGCGTGGAGGCCTTTGAGATCCGCAACCACCCGGTGTGGCAGAGCCGCTGTTTCTTCATCCGCAGGGTCGATGGGTCCGCTGATGATTTCAGCTTCCGCAAGTGCGTCGACAACATACTCCCTCTCCCCGAGGACCTGAAGGCTGGCAACAAGAATTCAAACGGCAAGAAGGGTCACCACCACAAGAACGGCGGTGGtagaggaggacgaggcggcggcggcggccgtggtggAGGTGGCTTCCGTGGCGGTCGAGGCCGCGGCAGGCGGGGCAACTAG